One genomic window of Plasmodium coatneyi strain Hackeri chromosome 12, complete sequence includes the following:
- a CDS encoding Small nuclear ribonucleoprotein E produces the protein MAVSNKKLQKIMTQPINQIFRFFTNKTVVQIWLYDKPDTRIEGKILGFDEYMNMVLDESAEVSVKKNTRKDLGKILLKGDTITLIMEAKKEEEE, from the exons ATGGCGGTGTCGAATAAgaagttgcaaaaaattatgaccCAGCCtata AACCAAATTTTCAGGTTTTTCACGAACAAAACGGTGGTCCAAATTTGGCTCTATGATAAACCAGACACCCGCATTGAGGGAAAAATTCTG GGCTTCGATGAATACATGAATATGGTGCTAGACGAATCAGCAGAAGTTTCAGTTAAGAAGAACACGAGAAAAGACCTCGGCAAGATTCTTCTCAAGGGGGACACCATCACGCTAATAATGGAAGC gaaaaaggaggaagaagagtaG
- a CDS encoding Lysine--tRNA ligase yields MFRDLLPILRYHKNFGSHFYKQHSFPLTILNKNKNIICPINCKQTFTKMSEKKEHVMEGEKKVANKQQAKDKKKEEEAEIDPRLYYENRSKFIQEQKAKGINPYPHKFERTITVPEFVEKYQNLASGEHLENTVLNVTGRIMRVSASGQKLRFFDLVGDGAKIQVLANFAFHDHTKSNFQEAYDKIRRGDIVGIVGFPGKSKKGELSIFPKETIILSACLHMLPMKYGLKDTEIRCRQRYLDLMINESARSTFITRTKIINYLRNFLNDRGFIEVETPTMNLVAGGASAKPFITHHNDLDLDLYLRIATELPLKMLIVGGMDRVYEIGKVFRNEGIDNTHNPEFTSCEFYWAYADFYDLIKWSEDFFSSLVMHLFGTYKIMYNKDGPEKDPIEIDFTPPYPKVSIVEELEKLTNTKLEQPFDSPETINKMINLIKENKIEMPNPPTAAKLLDQLASHFIENQYPNRPFFIIEHPQIMSPLAKYHRSKPGLTERLEMFICGKEVLNAYTELNDPFLQKECFSAQQKDREKGDAEAFQFDSAYCTSLEYGLPPTGGLGLGIDRITMFLTNKNCIKDVILFPTMRPAN; encoded by the exons ATGTTCAGAGATTTACTCCCCATCCTGAGGTACCATAAAAATTTCGGCAGCCACTTTTAcaaacaacattccttcccatTAACAATTCTGaacaagaataaaaatatcatCTGCCCGATTAACTGCAAACAGACCTTCACCAAAATgagtgagaaaaaagagcatGTGATGGAGGGCGAAAAGAAAGTCGCCAATAAGCAGCAGGCCAA ggacaagaaaaaggaagaggaggcgGAGATCGACCCACGGCTGTACTACGAGAACAGGTCCAAGTTCATCCAGGAGCAAAAGGCCAAAGGCATCAACCCGTATCCACACAAATTTGAGAGGACAATAACTGTGCCAGAATTTGTGGAAAAGTACCAAAACCTGGCCAGCGGAGAGCACCTGGAAAATACCGTTCTAAATGTCACAGGAAGAATAATGAGGGTATCCGCCTCAGGACAGAAGCTGCGCTTTTTCGACTTGGTTGGTGATGGAGCCAAAATACAAGTGCTAGCCAACTTCGCATTCCATGATCATACCAAGTCAAATTTTCAAGAAGCGTACGACAAGATAAGACGAGGAGATATCGTAGGAATTGTGGGTTTCccaggaaaaagcaaaaagggagAATTAAGTATATTCCCCAAAGAAACGATAATCCTCTCTGCCTGTCTGCACATGCTACCAATGAAGTATGGATTAAAGGACACAGAAATTAGGTGCCGACAGAGATACCTAGATTTAATGATAAACGAATCCGCCAGAAGTACCTTCATTACCAGAACGAAGATTATTAACTATCTGAGAAATTTTCTCAACGATAGAGGATTCATAGAAGTAGAAACTCCAACCATGAATTTAGTAGCAGGGGGTGCAAGTGCCAAGCCATTTATTACCCACCATAATGACTTAGACTTGGATCTCTACCTCCGCATTGCTACGGAGTTACCTCTAAAAATGCTAATCGTAGGAGGGATGGACAGGGTCTATGAAATAGGAAAGGTGTTCAGAAACGAAGGCATAGACAATACCCATAACCCTGAATTTACCTCATGTGAATTCTACTGGGCTTATGCGGACTTTTACGACCTAATCAAATGGTCAGAagatttcttttcctctttagtTATGCACTTATTTGGGACATACAaaataatgtataataaaGATGGGCCAGAGAAAGATCCCATAGAAATAGATTTCACCCCTCCATATCCTAAAGTTTCCATCGTGGAAGAGCtagaaaaattaaccaaCACAAAGTTAGAACAACCATTTGACTCTCCAGAAACGATTAACAAAATGATCAATTTgattaaagaaaataaaatcgaAATGCCAAACCCACCAACTGCTGCGAAACTACTAGATCAGTTAGCTTCCCACTTTATAGAAAATCAATATCCTAACAGACCTTTCTTCATTATTGAGCACCCACAAATTATGAGCCCCTTAGCAAAATATCATAGATCCAAACCAGGGTTAACTGAACGTTTGGAAATGTTTATCTGTGGGAAGGAAGTCCTAAATGCCTACACTGAATTGAATGACCCTTTTTTACAGAAGGAATGCTTTTCAGCGCAACAGAAGGatagggaaaaaggagatgCAGAGGCCTTTCAGTTTGATTCTGCATATTGTACGTCCTTGGAATATGGACTTCCCCCCACCGGTGGCCTTGGCCTCGGTATCGACCGAATCACTATGTTCCTAACCAACAAGAATTGTATTAAGGATGTCATCCTCTTCCCGACCATGCGACCTGCGAATTAA
- a CDS encoding ATP binding protein — translation MKYGQVVVGPAGSGKTNYCKLMKEFMKIKKRNCYVVNLDSASEEYYYERKKKAMNTTSNIEKELKQYYDTIYDIDIRNYVDVNSLMEDQMLGPNCALLRSVELLYENSYLLEDELNNYDDDENYFIIDTPGQIELYTHTDYFKKILNIFTDQNIRLIVVFLVDISFISSNTKLLSAYLTSLSTMINFELPHINILTKCDLLVSKNYYQELRKFKHNNNFFFQRKLYKKINRKIKGGRGSRFFLQDKGEQSNDEEKRPDEDLGDSFLKEMEYINGEKSFKDEYILCSDYDKRSVSSFSSASMSQARSEHFGKNSSDEHSSSSVRSEELEEKIYQKNYEKLNDILSLDPHDIVMTANKCMSRKYYKLNNAFAHIIEDFNLVSFIPLNIYDDDNVDFIINSIDMIIQYGEDKDVNDNYDM, via the coding sequence ATGAAGTACGGGCAAGTCGTGGTGGGCCCTGCTGGGAGcgggaaaacaaattattgCAAGCTGATGAAAGaatttatgaaaataaaaaaacgaaattgcTATGTAGTCAATTTGGACAGCGCGAGTGAAGAGTACTACTAtgagagaaagaagaaagcgaTGAACACCACGTCGAATATCGAGAAGGAATTGAAACAATATTATGACACCATTTACGACATCGACATAAGGAACTACGTGGATGTAAACAGCCTAATGGAAGATCAGATGCTTGGTCCAAATTGTGCTTTACTAAGGAGTGTAGAATTGTTGTATGAAAATTCATATTTGCTGGAAGACGAATTAAATAACTACGACGATgatgaaaattatttcatcATTGATACTCCTGGACAGATAGAgttgtacacacacacggattattttaaaaaaattttaaatatatttactgATCAGAATATAAGATTGATAGTTGTCTTTTTAGTggatatttcttttattagtTCGAATACAAAGCTGCTGTCAGCGTATCTGACAAGCTTATCCACCATGATAAACTTTGAATTGCCTcacattaatatattaaCCAAATGTGACCTTTTGGTGAGTAAAAACTACTACCAAGAATTGAGAAAATTTAAGCATAACAataacttctttttccagAGGAAGTTGTATAAAAAGATTAACAGAAAGATTAAAGGTGGTCGAGGTAGCCGCTTTTTTCTCCAGGACAAAGGAGAACAGAGTAACGATGAGGAAAAACGGCCAGATGAAGATTTGGGTGATTCCTTTCTCAAAGAAATGGAATACATAAACGGTGAGAAGTCTTTTAAAGACGAGTATATTTTGTGTTCCGATTATGACAAGAGAAGCGTTTCAAGTTTCTCTTCTGCGAGCATGTCCCAGGCAAGGAGCgaacattttggaaaaaattcatcagACGAGCACAGCAGTAGCAGCGTGCGGTCCGAAGAacttgaagaaaaaatttaccaaaaaaattatgaaaaattaaatgataTACTTTCTTTGGATCCTCATGATATTGTCATGACGGCCAACAAATGCATGTCCAGGAAGTACTACAAACTGAACAATGCCTTTGCGCATATTATCGAGGATTTCAATTTGGTCTCCTTTATCCCGTTAAATATCTACGACGATGATAACGTAGATTTTATTATCAACTCGATAGATATGATCATACAGTACGGAGAGGACAAGGACGTGAACGACAATTACGACATGTGA